One stretch of Danio rerio strain Tuebingen ecotype United States chromosome 6, GRCz12tu, whole genome shotgun sequence DNA includes these proteins:
- the ccr7 gene encoding C-C chemokine receptor type 7 isoform X1: MHAYTVFCPVLLIWSCHIKKSWSNMTEHQMGEKATTEYDYTTGTVDYDIYEQSCNKTNNRTFRAWFLPTIYTIICLLALMGNFLVILTYLYFKRLKTMTDVYLFNLAMADLLFAISLPFWAASFMSTWHLGLYPCKAMFTIYKVSFFSGMFLLTCISIDRYFSITKAVSAHRCRSSAVYYGQVSSLVTWVIAIVFSVPDMVFAEINSRGTCSANVNYQDYYVKMVISQMVLGFIIPAVVMGFCYICIIKTLMQAKNFERNKAFKVIIAVVVVFVFSQLPYNVVMGVSVQQTTDCAKDNTRLFALDVTMAVAFMRCCVNPFLYAFIGVKFRNDLLKLLKDLGCLRTSHLMYTHCGRRRSSVGLDTETTTTFSP, from the exons ATGCACGCGTATACCG TGTTTTGTCCTGTGTTGCTGATATGGTCTTGCCACAtaaag AAAAGTTGGTCCAACATGACTGAACACCAAATGGGTGAAAAGGCTACAACAGAGTATGATTATACCACAGGAACAGTAGATTATGACATTTATGAACAAAGTTGCAATAAGACCAACAATCGTACTTTCCGAGCCTGGTTCCTGCCCACCATCTACACCATCATCTGCCTCCTGGCTCTCATGGGGAACTTTCTGGTCATCCTGACCTACCTTTACTTCAAGAGGCTGAAGACAATGACCGATGTCTACCTGTTTAATCTGGCCATGGCTGACCTGCTGTTTGCCATTTCTCTCCCCTTCTGGGCAGCTAGTTTCATGAGTACTTGGCATTTGGGTTTGTATCCATGCAAAGCCATGTTTACTATCTACAAGGTCAGCTTCTTCAGCGGCATGTTCCTCCTCACCTGCATCAGCATTGATCGCTATTTCTCCATAACGAAGGCTGTTTCTGCTCATCGTTGTCGCTCCAGTGCGGTCTACTATGGTCAGGTGTCTTCTCTAGTCACCTGGGTGATAGCGATCGTCTTTTCTGTACCTGACATGGTTTTTGCTGAAATCAATAGCAGGGGCACCTGTTCAGCAAATGTCAACTATCAGGACTATTATGTTAAGATGGTGATAAGTCAGATGGTCTTGGGATTTATCATCCCAGCAGTCGTCATGGGGTTCTGTTACATCTGCATTATTAAAACCCTCATGCAGGCCAAGAACTTTGAGAGAAATAAAGCCTTCAAGGTAATCATTGCAGTGGTCGTTGTCTTCGTCTTCAGCCAGCTACCCTACAATGTAGTCATGGGAGTCTCTGTCCAGCAAACAACAGATTGTGCCAAGGACAATACTCGTCTTTTTGCTCTGGATGTGACCATGGCTGTGGCCTTCATGCGCTGCTGTGTGAACCCATTCCTGTACGCCTTCATTGGGGTAAAGTTTCGCAATGATCTTCTGAAGCTTTTGAAAGACCTGGGATGTCTCCGAACGAGCCACTTAATGTACACCCACTGCGGGAGACGAAGATCTTCTGTCGGCCTGGACACAGAAACCACCACAACATTTTCCCCATGA
- the ccr7 gene encoding C-C chemokine receptor type 7 precursor (The RefSeq protein has 2 substitutions compared to this genomic sequence), translating into MHAYTVFCPVLLIWSCHIKKSWSNMTEHQMGEKATTEYDYTTGTVDYDIYEQSCNKTNNRTFRAWFLPTIYTIICLLALMGNFLVILTYLYFKRLKTMTDVYLFNLAMADLLFAISLPFWAASFMSTWHLGLYPCKAMFTIYKVSFFSGMFLLTCISIDRYFSITKAVSAHRCRSSAVYYGQVSSLVTWVIAIVFSVPDMVFAVINSRGTCSANVNYQDYYVKMVISQMVLGFIIPAVVMGFCYICIIKTLMQAKNFERNKAFKVIIAVVVVFVFSQLPYNVVMGVSVQQTTDCAKDNTRLFALDVTMAVAFLRCCVNPFLYAFIGVKFRNDLLKLLKDLGCLRTSHLMYTHCGRRRSSVGLDTETTTTFSP; encoded by the exons ATGCACGCGTATACCG TGTTTTGTCCTGTGTTGCTGATATGGTCTTGCCACAtaaag AAAAGTTGGTCCAACATGACTGAACACCAAATGGGTGAAAAGGCTACAACAGAGTATGATTATACCACAGGAACAGTAGATTATGACATTTATGAACAAAGTTGCAATAAGACCAACAATCGTACTTTCCGAGCCTGGTTCCTGCCCACCATCTACACCATCATCTGCCTCCTGGCTCTCATGGGGAACTTTCTGGTCATCCTGACCTACCTTTACTTCAAGAGGCTGAAGACAATGACCGATGTCTACCTGTTTAATCTGGCCATGGCTGACCTGCTGTTTGCCATTTCTCTCCCCTTCTGGGCAGCTAGTTTCATGAGTACTTGGCATTTGGGTTTGTATCCATGCAAAGCCATGTTTACTATCTACAAGGTCAGCTTCTTCAGCGGCATGTTCCTCCTCACCTGCATCAGCATTGATCGCTATTTCTCCATAACGAAGGCTGTTTCTGCTCATCGTTGTCGCTCCAGTGCGGTCTACTATGGTCAGGTGTCTTCTCTAGTCACCTGGGTGATAGCGATCGTCTTTTCTGTACCTGACATGGTTTTTGCTGAAATCAATAGCAGGGGCACCTGTTCAGCAAATGTCAACTATCAGGACTATTATGTTAAGATGGTGATAAGTCAGATGGTCTTGGGATTTATCATCCCAGCAGTCGTCATGGGGTTCTGTTACATCTGCATTATTAAAACCCTCATGCAGGCCAAGAACTTTGAGAGAAATAAAGCCTTCAAGGTAATCATTGCAGTGGTCGTTGTCTTCGTCTTCAGCCAGCTACCCTACAATGTAGTCATGGGAGTCTCTGTCCAGCAAACAACAGATTGTGCCAAGGACAATACTCGTCTTTTTGCTCTGGATGTGACCATGGCTGTGGCCTTCATGCGCTGCTGTGTGAACCCATTCCTGTACGCCTTCATTGGGGTAAAGTTTCGCAATGATCTTCTGAAGCTTTTGAAAGACCTGGGATGTCTCCGAACGAGCCACTTAATGTACACCCACTGCGGGAGACGAAGATCTTCTGTCGGCCTGGACACAGAAACCACCACAACATTTTCCCCATGA